One part of the Parabacteroides distasonis ATCC 8503 genome encodes these proteins:
- a CDS encoding L,D-transpeptidase, whose amino-acid sequence MMTRTVFILLISSLCTLSYCTPRTEPAQTEVLTPVDSISKDSAVIVETLPPRIEIEKELLYDKHTLEDTYPYKDTTREFQWEKMKERLSLLESIQREPSQWAILQNYKNRNGEAPLVKVFKRDAYKRVSDTLGVERYQSVPLYLLTDTVTPEIYGRDGSLVRIKAMDEDSKFARIQTVYDGEEEWYAPKKYIKQIGDTVVFDKAIFVDRHNQNIATLEHVGSKWLVRSMNPATTGQHRPPYAQETPLGMYVLQEKKSRMIYLVDGSKETGGFAPYANRFTNGAYIHGVPVNAPRKSLIEYSPSLGTTPRSHMCVRNATSHAQFVYDWAPVNETIVFVLE is encoded by the coding sequence ATGATGACGAGAACAGTTTTTATACTTTTGATATCGAGCCTTTGTACGCTAAGTTATTGTACGCCGAGGACCGAGCCTGCTCAAACCGAGGTCTTAACTCCTGTGGATTCTATATCGAAGGATTCCGCTGTGATCGTGGAGACTTTGCCTCCCCGTATCGAAATAGAGAAAGAGCTGCTTTACGATAAGCATACTTTAGAAGATACTTACCCCTATAAAGATACGACACGGGAGTTCCAGTGGGAGAAAATGAAAGAAAGATTATCCTTATTGGAGTCGATCCAAAGGGAGCCGTCTCAATGGGCGATCTTGCAGAACTATAAAAACAGGAATGGAGAGGCTCCTCTTGTAAAAGTCTTCAAGAGAGATGCCTATAAGAGGGTTTCCGATACGCTTGGTGTAGAACGCTATCAATCCGTCCCGCTTTATTTGCTGACTGATACCGTGACTCCCGAGATCTATGGACGTGACGGTAGCTTGGTTCGTATCAAGGCGATGGATGAGGATTCTAAATTCGCTCGTATACAAACCGTGTACGATGGGGAGGAGGAGTGGTATGCTCCGAAGAAATATATCAAGCAAATAGGGGATACGGTAGTCTTCGATAAGGCGATCTTCGTGGATCGTCATAACCAGAATATCGCGACCTTGGAGCACGTCGGCTCGAAATGGTTGGTTCGTAGCATGAACCCTGCGACTACCGGACAGCATCGTCCTCCTTATGCGCAGGAAACCCCGTTGGGAATGTATGTTCTCCAAGAAAAAAAGTCTCGCATGATCTATTTGGTAGACGGTTCCAAGGAGACTGGCGGATTCGCTCCTTATGCCAACCGTTTTACGAATGGGGCGTATATCCATGGCGTACCGGTCAACGCTCCTCGTAAATCGTTGATCGAATATAGTCCTTCGTTGGGAACGACACCCCGGTCTCATATGTGTGTGAGAAACGCGACTTCGCATGCGCAATTTGTTTACGATTGGGCGCCTGTTAATGAGACGATTGTTTTTGTATTAGAATAA
- a CDS encoding TolC family protein, with protein MKRLLMSRKMMLVTFMVLPFLAARPVLAQDTLKLDLGKALEIALSENPTVKVADKEIQKKKYARKGSYASLFPQISFAGDYNRTLKKQVMYMDFDMGDMGGGSLPEGTDMSSMDEGFEVGRSNNWSLGFNASMPLVNASLWKSLSISALDVELAVEQARSSKIAMVNQVKKSFYAVLLASDSYRVFKQSYDNAMENYLDIKRKYEQGTVAEYDLIRADVTVKNTEPNLLQAENSLTLAKWQLKALLGMDLDLNIDCDGQLTDFKSSLFADYLSTDTTLSENTDLKQLDLQAEQLKKTLVMQKFDYLPTLSLTGLYQWSAMNNDFKFKNYRWNPYSMIGITLSVPIFSGGSKFYKVKQTKVSIDQLNLQRDDTKRNLQLAVKQYIDNMNTCIKKFDAAQKGVEQAERGYMISQKRYDTGAGTWLEMNDAELALTQARLNFNQSIYDYMVAKADLEKVLGNEQMN; from the coding sequence ATGAAACGATTATTGATGAGTAGAAAAATGATGTTGGTCACATTTATGGTATTACCTTTTCTGGCGGCGAGACCGGTTCTGGCTCAAGACACCCTAAAACTGGATCTTGGGAAAGCGCTAGAGATCGCCCTTAGCGAGAACCCGACCGTAAAAGTTGCCGATAAAGAAATACAGAAGAAAAAGTACGCACGTAAAGGCTCGTACGCTTCTCTATTTCCGCAGATCAGTTTTGCGGGGGACTACAACCGTACCTTGAAGAAACAGGTGATGTATATGGATTTCGACATGGGTGACATGGGAGGCGGTAGCTTGCCCGAAGGCACGGACATGTCGAGTATGGACGAGGGTTTCGAGGTAGGACGTAGCAACAACTGGAGCTTGGGCTTCAACGCTTCCATGCCACTGGTGAACGCCTCCTTATGGAAAAGCTTGAGTATCTCGGCCTTAGACGTGGAATTGGCGGTGGAGCAAGCTCGCTCTTCTAAAATAGCGATGGTGAACCAAGTGAAAAAGAGCTTTTACGCCGTCCTTCTGGCAAGCGACTCTTACCGGGTATTCAAGCAAAGTTACGACAATGCCATGGAGAATTATCTGGATATCAAACGGAAGTATGAACAGGGAACCGTAGCTGAATACGACTTGATACGTGCCGATGTGACGGTAAAGAATACAGAGCCTAATCTGTTGCAGGCAGAGAACTCCCTTACCTTGGCTAAATGGCAGTTAAAAGCGTTATTGGGCATGGATCTGGATTTAAATATCGATTGCGACGGACAACTGACGGATTTCAAGTCCAGCCTCTTCGCCGACTATCTATCCACGGATACAACCTTATCCGAGAATACGGACTTGAAACAATTAGACCTTCAGGCGGAACAGCTGAAAAAGACGCTGGTCATGCAGAAATTCGATTATCTGCCGACCTTGTCGCTGACCGGTCTATATCAATGGAGCGCCATGAACAATGACTTCAAGTTCAAGAATTACAGATGGAACCCCTATTCGATGATCGGTATCACGTTATCGGTTCCTATCTTCTCCGGAGGTAGTAAATTTTATAAGGTAAAGCAGACGAAAGTCTCCATCGACCAATTAAACCTGCAACGGGACGATACCAAGCGCAATTTGCAGTTGGCCGTTAAACAGTACATAGATAATATGAATACCTGTATCAAGAAGTTCGACGCCGCCCAAAAGGGAGTCGAGCAAGCGGAACGGGGATATATGATCTCGCAAAAACGGTACGACACCGGAGCCGGTACATGGCTGGAGATGAACGATGCCGAACTTGCCTTGACGCAGGCCCGGTTGAACTTCAACCAATCTATCTACGACTATATGGTAGCGAAGGCGGATCTGGAGAAAGTATTGGGTAACGAACAGATGAATTGA
- a CDS encoding TetR/AcrR family transcriptional regulator: MIKEQIINTAFDLFSQYGIKSVSMDDVAKAAGISKRTLYESFEDKETLLIEGIDHNSESLGQYLTGLEKEPFNALEVILLFYEEMMKNPRWFNEKFYEDLKKYPKAQQKIEMNKARMGKRCMDLFTRGVKEGVFQEGINFEIMALLVKEQTKMLRPSNVFCKHSITEVYNTILLTFLKGISTEKGRAILDRFDLKQSYDL; encoded by the coding sequence ATGATAAAAGAACAGATTATTAATACGGCGTTCGATCTTTTTTCTCAATATGGCATCAAGAGTGTGAGTATGGATGATGTAGCGAAAGCGGCTGGCATCTCCAAGCGTACACTTTACGAGTCGTTCGAGGACAAGGAAACCTTGCTGATCGAGGGGATCGATCACAATTCCGAATCGCTCGGACAATATCTGACGGGACTGGAAAAAGAACCTTTCAATGCCTTGGAAGTAATCCTGCTTTTCTATGAGGAGATGATGAAAAACCCGAGATGGTTCAACGAGAAGTTTTACGAGGACTTGAAGAAATATCCGAAAGCCCAACAAAAAATAGAGATGAATAAAGCGAGAATGGGTAAGAGGTGTATGGACTTGTTCACACGGGGCGTTAAAGAGGGCGTGTTCCAAGAGGGGATCAACTTCGAGATCATGGCCTTACTGGTGAAAGAGCAGACGAAGATGTTGCGGCCTTCCAATGTCTTCTGCAAGCATTCCATCACCGAGGTATACAACACAATCCTCCTCACATTCCTGAAAGGGATCAGTACCGAGAAGGGAAGAGCGATCCTAGACCGATTCGATCTCAAACAATCCTATGATTTATAG
- a CDS encoding HdeD family acid-resistance protein: protein MRSINGAVLRSAFAMVLGFVLVLWPEAAITYLVITIGILFILPGLFAILSYFTRPKNENGEKPMFPIEAAGSVLFGAWLVIMPEFFVNILMYLLGALLVIAGVQQLVSLISARKWSNVPLGFYLMPALILITGVMILAYPFGAAANTFVIFGVASIFYGACELINWYKFRKRIENTGL from the coding sequence ATGAGATCTATTAATGGCGCGGTTTTACGTAGCGCATTCGCGATGGTATTAGGGTTTGTTTTGGTATTATGGCCGGAAGCAGCCATAACCTATCTGGTTATCACGATCGGTATACTATTCATTTTACCGGGATTATTCGCTATCCTCAGCTATTTCACCCGACCGAAGAACGAGAACGGGGAGAAACCGATGTTTCCTATCGAGGCAGCGGGAAGCGTACTGTTCGGAGCGTGGTTGGTGATCATGCCCGAGTTCTTCGTGAATATATTAATGTACTTACTCGGAGCCTTATTGGTAATTGCCGGTGTACAGCAATTGGTTTCATTGATATCCGCAAGGAAATGGAGCAATGTACCGTTGGGGTTCTACCTGATGCCGGCTTTGATCTTGATAACCGGAGTAATGATTCTTGCCTACCCGTTCGGGGCGGCGGCAAATACATTCGTAATCTTCGGTGTAGCCAGCATTTTCTACGGGGCTTGTGAGTTGATCAACTGGTATAAGTTCCGCAAGCGTATAGAAAATACCGGATTATGA
- a CDS encoding acyltransferase, whose amino-acid sequence MKRIVFLDYVRVFACFLVMVVHASENFYGAEGSTDMVGPQSYLANEADRLWVAVYDGFSRMAVPLFIIVSAFLLAPMKAGLTSWQFYRQRCIRILPPFFIFMILYSTLPLLWGQIDAETSLKDISRIFLNFPSQAGHLWFMYPLISLYLFIPVISPWLNKATAKEERFFIGLFLLSTCMPYLNRCFGEVWGQCFWNEYHILWYFSGYLGYLVLAHYIHVHLTWNRSKRLVIGIASMVVGALLTIYSFYVQAIPGVTLVTPEIEIGWAFCTINCVLLTAGTFLAFTCIGNSKSPRLITEMSKLSYGMYLMHIFWLGLWVTVFKHNLALPTVAAIPCIAVSTFICCYVTTKIISLIPGSKWIIG is encoded by the coding sequence ATGAAGCGTATAGTTTTTTTGGATTACGTGCGTGTGTTTGCGTGCTTCCTTGTCATGGTTGTCCACGCCAGTGAAAACTTTTATGGAGCTGAGGGCTCCACGGATATGGTGGGACCGCAATCTTATCTGGCCAATGAGGCTGATCGGTTGTGGGTAGCCGTATACGATGGTTTCTCACGCATGGCGGTGCCATTGTTTATAATTGTCTCCGCCTTTCTTCTTGCGCCGATGAAGGCAGGGCTGACCTCTTGGCAATTCTACCGTCAGCGTTGTATTCGCATCTTACCGCCGTTTTTCATATTTATGATACTATACAGCACTTTACCCTTGCTGTGGGGGCAGATAGATGCCGAGACATCATTGAAAGATATATCGAGAATATTCTTGAACTTTCCTTCACAGGCCGGACATTTGTGGTTCATGTACCCTTTGATCAGCCTCTATTTATTTATACCCGTAATATCGCCATGGTTGAATAAAGCCACGGCGAAAGAAGAGCGTTTTTTCATCGGCTTGTTTCTGTTGTCGACCTGTATGCCCTATCTCAATCGTTGCTTCGGCGAGGTGTGGGGACAATGTTTTTGGAACGAATACCATATACTGTGGTACTTCTCCGGTTATTTAGGATACCTCGTACTGGCACATTATATACATGTCCATCTTACATGGAACCGTTCTAAACGTTTGGTTATCGGAATCGCCTCGATGGTCGTCGGTGCCTTGCTGACGATTTATTCCTTCTATGTCCAAGCGATACCCGGAGTAACTCTTGTCACACCTGAGATAGAGATCGGATGGGCTTTCTGTACGATTAACTGTGTGCTTCTTACGGCGGGTACGTTCCTCGCTTTTACTTGCATAGGCAATTCGAAATCTCCACGACTCATAACAGAGATGTCTAAACTCAGCTACGGTATGTACCTTATGCATATATTTTGGCTCGGATTGTGGGTAACGGTGTTTAAGCACAACTTAGCCTTGCCTACTGTCGCCGCCATACCATGCATTGCGGTAAGTACATTTATCTGCTGTTATGTGACGACAAAGATTATCTCATTAATACCGGGCAGTAAATGGATTATAGGATGA
- a CDS encoding murein L,D-transpeptidase catalytic domain family protein: MRRIFLYLFFIVLSVGSISTGGVLRALSPETGSTSVAVMGRQLYEEMRLDQWVCFDAFMQGLRGSEKIDRKNKDILTLIDFSKPSTAERMVVLDIRQKRILYTSLVSHGKNSGGNYATSFSNENGSHKSSLGFYLTENTYQGRNGYSLILNGLEKGINDLAKQRAIVIHGASYSDPSVAASSGRLGRSFGCPALPVSVSKPIINTIKNGTLLFIYANDKNYLTQSSILSTQQENDIFHEKSYRKVL, translated from the coding sequence ATGCGAAGGATTTTCTTGTATTTGTTTTTTATTGTCTTGTCTGTAGGTTCAATTTCAACCGGTGGCGTTTTGCGTGCCCTATCTCCGGAAACGGGATCAACGTCTGTGGCGGTTATGGGGCGCCAATTATATGAGGAGATGCGATTGGATCAATGGGTTTGTTTCGATGCGTTTATGCAGGGGCTTAGAGGTTCCGAGAAGATTGATCGGAAAAATAAGGATATCCTTACATTGATCGATTTCTCTAAACCTTCTACGGCGGAGCGTATGGTTGTATTGGATATACGGCAAAAGAGAATACTTTACACCTCTTTGGTTTCTCACGGTAAGAATAGCGGAGGGAATTATGCGACCTCTTTCTCGAACGAGAACGGTTCTCATAAAAGCTCTTTAGGATTTTATCTGACGGAAAATACGTACCAAGGTCGGAATGGTTATTCGCTTATCCTAAATGGATTGGAAAAAGGAATAAATGATTTGGCTAAGCAAAGGGCGATTGTAATTCATGGCGCCTCTTATTCCGATCCTTCTGTGGCAGCTTCCTCGGGTCGGTTAGGACGTAGCTTTGGTTGCCCTGCGTTGCCTGTATCTGTCAGTAAGCCAATTATTAATACGATAAAGAATGGAACCCTTTTATTTATTTACGCCAACGATAAGAACTATCTGACGCAAAGTTCCATTCTATCCACTCAACAAGAAAATGATATTTTTCATGAAAAAAGTTACCGAAAAGTTTTGTAG
- a CDS encoding TolC family protein: MKQILFTTVLSLSFATATVAQEKLWTLDECMRYAVENSPSVKKQVYTSDTYKAERNAAVASFFPAASAKVGAQYSFGRSIDPATNTYENTSTFNNNYGLDASIPIFTGGQLINQWLMAKSNRRMGVNDIQKAKDDLAMKTMQAYMDVVYYKGTIRMAAEKLEESNRTLYKTRRQEELGLKGKADVAQFEAQVAADDYTLTHQQNLFNTALLTLRECMNYPSDLELEVDTLLPDINYVPEVENVAEIFAYASGNNPTALQAEYQLTQSKYQYRIYKGKLLPSIYLNAGISTSYFENLKSDNAPEGFKDQFKNNRGEYVSFSLSFPLFDGLSRLTNARRYRNNMRIARETRTEVFRQLQTAVEQSVLDREGYAKEAIQMDKKVKSDELAYRVTLRKYEEGLMSTLDVQTSANTLLESKANLLQKRLMYLLKSKLVDYYKGKPLINE; the protein is encoded by the coding sequence ATGAAACAAATATTATTTACAACAGTTCTTTCTCTCAGTTTCGCTACCGCGACGGTGGCCCAAGAGAAACTTTGGACTTTGGATGAATGTATGCGCTATGCCGTGGAAAACAGCCCATCGGTTAAAAAGCAAGTTTATACATCAGATACGTATAAGGCGGAACGGAATGCCGCCGTAGCTTCTTTTTTCCCGGCGGCATCGGCTAAGGTCGGAGCGCAATATAGTTTTGGCCGTTCGATCGACCCTGCGACCAATACCTATGAGAATACTTCTACGTTTAATAATAACTATGGCCTCGACGCTTCTATTCCTATTTTTACGGGCGGACAGCTGATCAATCAATGGTTGATGGCAAAATCCAATCGCCGTATGGGAGTTAATGACATACAGAAAGCGAAAGATGATTTAGCGATGAAAACCATGCAGGCTTATATGGATGTGGTGTATTATAAAGGAACGATTCGTATGGCGGCCGAGAAATTGGAGGAGAGTAACCGTACCTTATATAAGACTCGCCGGCAAGAAGAGCTGGGTTTGAAAGGGAAAGCGGATGTAGCTCAATTCGAGGCTCAGGTGGCAGCCGATGATTATACATTGACCCACCAACAGAATCTTTTCAATACGGCCTTGCTTACTTTGAGGGAATGTATGAATTATCCATCTGATTTAGAACTGGAGGTGGATACTTTATTACCGGATATCAATTATGTCCCGGAAGTAGAGAATGTGGCGGAGATTTTCGCCTATGCGTCCGGGAATAACCCTACCGCCTTGCAAGCCGAGTATCAATTAACGCAAAGTAAATACCAATATCGTATTTATAAAGGAAAGTTGCTGCCGAGCATTTATTTGAATGCCGGAATCTCTACGAGTTATTTCGAGAACCTGAAGTCTGATAATGCCCCGGAAGGTTTCAAGGATCAGTTTAAAAATAACCGTGGTGAATATGTATCTTTTAGCCTTAGCTTTCCCTTGTTCGATGGTTTGAGCAGACTAACGAACGCTCGTCGTTATCGTAACAATATGCGGATCGCACGGGAGACAAGGACAGAGGTCTTTCGCCAGTTGCAGACAGCGGTAGAGCAATCGGTCTTGGATCGTGAGGGATACGCTAAAGAGGCCATACAGATGGATAAGAAGGTGAAATCGGATGAGTTGGCTTATCGTGTTACCCTACGGAAGTACGAGGAAGGCCTGATGAGCACGCTGGATGTACAGACAAGTGCGAATACGCTGTTGGAGTCCAAGGCCAATCTGCTTCAAAAGCGATTGATGTACTTATTGAAAAGCAAGCTGGTGGATTATTATAAGGGCAAGCCTCTTATCAATGAATAA
- a CDS encoding efflux RND transporter periplasmic adaptor subunit, with translation MKTSQMLKVIPIATLALLMSCSGNKSEEATETQNEKVKVKVETVSVQDVEQLSEFTATVEANIKNNIAPQTPFRIEKIFAEVGDHVKAGQLLAKMDATSLKQAKIQLDNQEIEFKRIDELYKVGGASKSAWDAQKTSLEVARETYKNLVENTQLLSPISGIVTARNYDSGDMYSGGNPIYTVEEIRPVKLMVNVSESLFTKVKKGHEVDIRLDVYGDEVFKGKVNLVYPTIDPATRTFPVEIKIANSDERVRPGMFARVTMSFGHMDHVVAPDRSIVKQSGAGDRYIYVCKDGKVSYQKVKLGRRMGDKYEIISGVEDGDQVVITGQSRLTNGMEVEIENE, from the coding sequence ATGAAGACAAGTCAAATGCTGAAAGTAATACCGATAGCTACATTGGCCCTGCTGATGTCTTGCTCGGGTAATAAGAGTGAGGAAGCCACGGAAACACAGAATGAGAAAGTAAAGGTGAAAGTGGAGACGGTCTCTGTTCAAGACGTGGAGCAACTCAGTGAATTTACCGCTACGGTGGAAGCGAATATCAAAAATAATATCGCTCCCCAAACCCCATTCCGTATCGAGAAAATCTTCGCCGAGGTAGGCGACCATGTAAAAGCCGGGCAGTTATTAGCCAAGATGGACGCTACCAGCCTAAAGCAAGCGAAGATACAATTGGACAACCAAGAGATCGAGTTCAAACGTATCGACGAGTTGTATAAGGTAGGTGGTGCTTCCAAATCCGCTTGGGATGCCCAAAAGACTTCCTTGGAAGTGGCTCGAGAGACGTATAAAAACTTGGTGGAGAACACCCAATTGCTAAGCCCGATCAGCGGAATCGTAACCGCCCGCAACTACGATAGCGGCGATATGTACAGCGGCGGAAACCCAATCTACACAGTGGAGGAAATCCGTCCGGTCAAATTAATGGTGAATGTCTCCGAGAGTCTTTTTACGAAAGTGAAGAAAGGCCATGAGGTAGATATCCGGCTGGATGTGTACGGAGACGAGGTTTTCAAGGGTAAAGTCAACTTGGTTTATCCGACGATCGATCCCGCTACCCGCACGTTCCCCGTGGAGATCAAGATCGCCAACTCGGATGAGCGAGTGCGACCGGGTATGTTCGCCCGGGTGACGATGAGTTTCGGCCATATGGATCACGTGGTGGCCCCGGATCGCTCTATCGTAAAACAATCAGGTGCCGGCGACCGGTATATCTATGTATGCAAAGACGGTAAGGTCTCCTACCAGAAGGTGAAGCTAGGACGCCGTATGGGTGATAAATATGAGATCATATCCGGAGTGGAGGATGGCGACCAAGTGGTTATCACCGGGCAAAGCCGCCTGACGAACGGTATGGAAGTTGAAATCGAAAACGAATAA
- a CDS encoding helix-turn-helix domain-containing protein: MKNLPLIEVTELIKGIESSDNFQDDLSIADLNGDLINYEEKRLEHSTPMRLNALLMILVQEGTADISVDYIPYKIEKNTFITLMPTHIIQVSKVSKDLRGRLLIVSRSFLDGYTTPAGKKNSMVHYMQIRKNPCAAMSAEETEHISGQFSILREKMKLRTHFFQKEALQNALVGFFIELANIFMGKKELMTAPTLSRKEELFEQFLQLLFEHCKEQHVVTFYAEKLFITPQYLSLILKELTGKSANKWIDDALIVEAKMLLKAPQATVQQVADILHFSDQSTFGKFFKKHMGISPMEYRKS; encoded by the coding sequence ATGAAAAATTTACCTTTAATTGAAGTCACTGAGTTAATCAAGGGAATTGAGTCCAGCGACAACTTTCAAGATGATTTATCGATAGCGGATCTGAACGGAGATTTGATTAATTACGAGGAAAAAAGGCTGGAGCATTCCACCCCGATGCGTTTAAATGCTTTGTTGATGATCTTGGTACAGGAAGGTACTGCCGATATCTCGGTAGACTATATTCCATATAAGATAGAGAAGAATACGTTTATAACCTTGATGCCGACACATATCATACAGGTATCGAAAGTGAGCAAAGATTTGAGAGGGCGTTTGTTGATCGTGTCCAGATCTTTTCTGGATGGATATACTACCCCGGCAGGGAAAAAGAACTCTATGGTGCATTATATGCAGATCCGTAAGAATCCATGTGCTGCGATGAGTGCCGAGGAGACTGAGCATATATCCGGCCAATTCTCCATCTTACGGGAAAAGATGAAGCTGCGTACCCATTTTTTCCAGAAGGAGGCTCTCCAAAACGCCTTAGTCGGTTTCTTTATCGAGTTGGCTAATATCTTTATGGGTAAGAAGGAGCTGATGACGGCACCTACACTCTCCCGGAAGGAGGAGCTTTTCGAGCAGTTCCTGCAATTGCTTTTCGAGCATTGCAAGGAGCAGCACGTCGTTACTTTCTATGCCGAGAAATTATTTATTACCCCACAGTATCTTTCGCTTATCTTGAAAGAGCTAACGGGTAAATCAGCGAATAAATGGATTGACGACGCCTTGATCGTCGAGGCCAAGATGCTGTTGAAGGCCCCGCAAGCCACGGTTCAGCAAGTAGCGGATATACTCCACTTCTCCGATCAATCCACTTTCGGTAAGTTTTTCAAGAAGCATATGGGTATATCACCCATGGAATACCGGAAATCATAA
- a CDS encoding efflux RND transporter periplasmic adaptor subunit, giving the protein MDIQLEKKKGLQKKHIPYVAGGVLFVILLGWIIFGDHASTLKVDARGISIGNVTREQFNDFFRMDGQVQPITVVQLSPEEGGIVQEKVVEEGAQVKKGDIIVRLSNSNLDLQILNAEAELAEKQNFLRNTQVTMEQDKLTNQMEKLQYDMDMNRARRSFNQQEQLYKENLIAKEDYLKAKEDFELASQKHALITERLRQDSISRTIQMDEMEASLANMRKNILLIRERKENLNVRSQIDGELGLLDVVLGQSINPGQKIGQINDLSDYKIEAMIDEHYIDRVKPGLSAAFERQGSSFDLTVRKVYPEVRDGKFRTDFVFTGERPDNIRSGQTYYINLELGQPTESIIIPKGTFFQSTGGSWIFVLDPDGKKAYRRSIKIGRQNPQYYEVLEGLEAGEKVIVSSYESYKDNEVLVLE; this is encoded by the coding sequence ATGGATATACAATTAGAGAAAAAGAAAGGTCTTCAGAAGAAGCATATTCCTTATGTAGCGGGTGGCGTGTTGTTCGTTATCTTGTTGGGATGGATTATCTTTGGTGATCATGCTTCTACGTTGAAAGTGGACGCGAGAGGGATTAGCATCGGTAATGTGACCCGTGAGCAATTCAATGACTTCTTTCGTATGGATGGTCAGGTGCAACCTATCACGGTCGTGCAGCTTAGCCCCGAGGAGGGCGGTATCGTACAGGAGAAAGTCGTGGAAGAGGGTGCCCAAGTGAAGAAAGGCGATATCATTGTTCGTCTGAGCAACTCAAATCTAGATTTGCAGATCTTGAACGCTGAGGCTGAGTTGGCGGAGAAGCAGAACTTCCTTCGTAATACGCAGGTTACCATGGAGCAGGATAAGCTGACCAATCAGATGGAGAAACTTCAATACGATATGGACATGAACCGGGCCCGCCGCTCGTTCAACCAACAAGAGCAGTTGTATAAAGAGAACTTGATCGCCAAGGAGGATTATCTGAAAGCGAAGGAGGACTTCGAGTTAGCCTCTCAAAAGCACGCCTTGATTACCGAGCGCTTGCGCCAAGACTCTATCTCCCGCACGATCCAGATGGATGAGATGGAGGCCAGCTTGGCGAATATGCGGAAGAATATCCTGTTGATCCGCGAACGTAAGGAAAACTTGAATGTCCGTTCCCAGATTGACGGTGAGTTGGGACTGTTGGATGTCGTATTGGGGCAAAGCATCAATCCCGGACAAAAGATCGGCCAGATTAACGACCTTTCCGATTATAAGATAGAGGCCATGATCGACGAGCATTATATAGACCGCGTGAAACCGGGCTTAAGCGCCGCTTTCGAGCGTCAAGGCTCGTCTTTCGACTTAACGGTGCGCAAAGTTTATCCCGAGGTTCGTGATGGTAAGTTCCGTACGGATTTCGTTTTCACGGGTGAGCGTCCGGATAATATCCGTAGTGGACAGACCTACTATATCAACTTGGAGCTGGGGCAACCTACCGAGAGTATCATTATCCCGAAGGGAACTTTCTTCCAGAGCACGGGCGGAAGCTGGATATTTGTTCTTGATCCGGATGGAAAGAAAGCTTACAGGCGTTCTATCAAGATCGGCCGTCAGAACCCGCAATATTATGAGGTTCTTGAAGGTCTGGAAGCCGGTGAGAAGGTGATTGTGTCCAGTTATGAGAGTTATAAGGATAATGAAGTGCTGGTGCTGGAATAA